The following DNA comes from Candidatus Coatesbacteria bacterium.
AAAGCCTATAACAAGCTCTCGCTCAACGGTTTCCCTCACAAGCGCATCAGCCACCAACAGGATTTCGCTGATGGACGGACACATATCAACGGCCTCGAGAACTTCCGGGGCTACGCCAAACGACGGCTAAAAGCCGACCACGGCGGCTTCAAGCACAGCTTCGGACTCTTGATCACTGAACGGTCGTTCAG
Coding sequences within:
- a CDS encoding IS1595 family transposase encodes the protein KAYNKLSLNGFPHKRISHQQDFADGRTHINGLENFRGYAKRRLKADHGGFKHSFGLLITERSFSFNHRDADNTLYILRSMLRAC